In Citrus sinensis cultivar Valencia sweet orange chromosome 3, DVS_A1.0, whole genome shotgun sequence, the sequence ACTCTTATTGCTCAATAGGGGCAAGCGTAGGCCTTTTACATCTCCATTTCCATTTCCAATCCTGAGTGTTGTTATTGGAATAATGAAAGAGGGAGTCCGAGCCTTTACCATCCACACGCTCattcttttcttgctttttcaattgaatattTTCTGTGGCCTGGCTTGGCCTGCTCCTCCCCTGCTTCCACCTCTATGAGACTCTGGCTATGataaaaactttatatatacttatttatttattgggcTTATTCCActataatatgaaaattttactgatatttctcaaaaatcaaaatgataatacttcgtctaaaaaataattataaaacatacatgctatgttttaaaattttcaaacaaagaAGAACTTTGTAGAGTTAATTAACtagatttattttagtttaccttcttgtgatttagattattttattatatttagctACAAAGATTGCTTTGTcataagtttaaattgattattttactcTTATAAGGTAAAACTATTaagaatttactttaatttcaatatttttctaattttataccAAACTCATTGTTTCTAATACTACTTTACTAATTACTAGTATGagttttaatctttaattaaactaaaatagtATCTTTAGGGCATGATACTCATGTAAATTATTGGGATGtcaattttatgttatttacacATTAAAGTAGAGAAAATCacaattagattttatttaaaaatattttattataagcCACAAAATTAGAtacataaattattagatacaaTAACTCATgtttattatgataatttagTCGCtatatatcataataataaaatactaaaataaaacttgtatgAAAGTTTATGATTAAAGATGGTCAAAGAACCcaagaagaaaatcaatagaaggattttaatgattaattatacaaatttttattgatttgtatttttaaaaaaatattgtaaatttattacaattagtTTCTAGAAGTAGGGtggatttataaaaatagtgggGTGCAAATACCCTTACTCAAATACTCCATAAAAAGTGAAAACTATTACCTTTTTCGATGTACTtctcttgaattttttattccaaagaataaaattcattcccaaatataatgataatCTCTAATTTGCTCTCAATGTAAACCTCAATTTATTCTTCATTTCCGTCCAAAAGATGAGGGGCAAATAAGGAATGTGttgattgcttttttttttaatcttcttaacaataaatagggtaaattgatatttttatccttttagGTGATAAATTAAAGATGTTCATTATAAATTGGGGGCAAATTAAAATCTATCTTATTTCTAAAGGCACCACGTGATTTGGCAAAATAACTATaaagatattttgtttttagaaaatatcaCGCATGTCTCTTTTGAGATACACAAACTCTCTTTTAGATAAAACATTAGGATTTGTGTGATTATTTCTGAACCAAAAGGtttgtgttttaaaaaaaatgattatgtgACTATTTTGCCTAACCGAGAGAGTCATTATTCAAACACCAAtcacatttttgttttaacaaACACCCtttcatttattctttaagcttttttttttccaaaaaatgatgaatagatactgaaaattttattttcatttttttattgaaaaaatgaaaaacaccAAAGATTACTGCTTCCTTGTCCATACTTTTTCGTCCTCTATTACCTTAATTTTATATcgttttctctatttttacttttatagtCCAATTCTGAAAATACACTATTagacacatttttaaattcaaaaacacaaaacatagtgcatcattttcattatagGCATTAACACCTGACGTACACATTCTCCAAATGGGattaatgggaaaaaaaaaaaggtgactCCTTCGGCCAATCTTATAGATTCGTAACGTTTTAAAGGTAAGTTTTATCTTGTAACATtctcacaaaatttaaaatcaactGGAacgaaaattttgaaaatactaTGATTAGCACAAGCATTTCAGCAATAGAGGATGTAATAAAAGCTCATTgagttgaaacttgaaagcaAAATTAGGGCAAGGtcatttctttaaaagaataaGGCAAGATGCACGGCATGAAATACCTGTCACCAAGCCTCAAAAGATTCATCAAGCCCAGTATTTTCCCTGCCCACGGCATAATTACACTTGGCTTCCCAAACAAATAATTGCTGGAGCTCGGACAATGCAAGTATTCAATTTAACTTCATAAATATCAGCCGGAGCATAATTACACTTGGCTCCCTAACGAATAATGCTGGAGCTCGAACAATACGAGTATTCAATTTAACTGTACATAGATGTGCGGGCCTTTGGTGGTAAGTAAAAAGACGTGCCACTATCAGTTGAGTGCATAAGAGGATTACATCTATCAAATACTATCCGCCCCCCTCGGCCAATTCTTCCATGAAATTTGTGAGTTCGTGCTATAGTGCCATTCCTCGTAGAAGAATCTGATGGCGGAACAATACCTGCAGCGTCCAATTTTTCTGGCACAAGGGGTTTTGTGAACAACAAAACTGGCTCAAGAGGATCCTGAAACCCCACAGTTACATTTTCAAAATGATGCACTGCTGATATTCAGAAATAAAACAAGGATAAAACATTTTCGAAAGTTtacttaaatcatttttctttccaacCACAGATAGGTCAATAAGTCAAACATTGGAGCTGACAGAGCGCTGGCAGAATTAACTACAAACCCACCAGATTTATCGTGTTAATtgattgttttcaattaacaCGGTAACCCGGTTCAGGTGTTACCTCTGTTTCTGTCAGTGCTCTGTTGAATATTTCGGTTTAAAAATCAGCATTCATATATGTAAGTAGTATGGCGGCAGCAAAATATCATGTGTAATAATTAGGCTACTAGTTCTGGGTCCAGGAATCGAGATAATCAGATTAGGAGCAAAAGCGATATGTACCAATTTATGTAGCCATGCATGTGGCACATGTCGCCGCCTGAACTCTTGCTTCATGCTTGCTGTAGGAACTGGAACTAGGTTGGATTCTGTGAAAGGCTGATTCTCAATTGCAGTAGATTGCGAATGTGGATGGCTAGGCGCAAGATCATCTGAGTCCATAAATTCATCCTCACTTAAACCGAACTTGCAAGAGACAGATGGAAATCCAGGAAGTGCCACATCTTCAAGGAGCTCAATTTCATGCTGATAATTCATAGGAGTCGGGCACAATGTGAGCAGAAATCAATAGATTGTACATGCAACATGGTCCAAATGCAGAGACCATTTGAAGTTCGGGCCAAGTaggaattaaattttaatatgaaaaaataaataaatgaaataaaaaaacaaaagttctTGCATAATGTTCTTGGAAACTTCATTGAGATATCATTTTGCCCTTAGAATAAGAAGGCCATGGGTGATCTGCCCCCAGCACATTCACCATAAAGATCCAGTCTTTTTCATCGTGACTAATTGTTAAAATCTCTTTCATCCGTTATTGTTAGCACAAGACAGTTATTGCACAAGTTCCTAAAACTTCCTAAGATAGAAGGCTATTGACAACATTTCCAACAGCGATGCAAGATGATGCAATGTAACATCATAGCATACCTTGAATTTCATTTGGATCCGTTGTAGGTTAACTTCCCCCTCCATGacctctctctttttttcttctctctgcAGACATGACATTCTAAGGTAATCAGAACTCCACATTCTGAAATCTGAAGCAATGAAAACTCCAAATAATTACAGAAATTGGTATTAccggaaaaataaaagatcagtgaacatatattttgctatttCAGTTAAAAAGAACACCTTTATCAAGGCCTCAAGTATACTCTTCGCTTGGTCAAGGTTGCGTCTGACctgagaagagaaagagaatatttcaatttttaatgagaattatgaaaaaatagtgtacataaaatttgaacaccccccccccccctcccccccctcccccaaacaaaaagaaaaaaaggtgtTACCAGCATGTAAAGATAGGACTTTGGAAAATAAgaacatatttttgtttcttcagcATCATCACAACAATAATTCAACAGCACAAAAATGAAGGACAATCTTGTTATCAAAAGCACCGGAATACCAGGAAATAAGCAAAGTAAATTTCAGCTAAGGAAACTGCAGACAGTGTATAGTCATTGTCTTCATACTATTGTTCGGGCCCTTACATATTAACTTAgtggtaaatttatttgacatcAGAGCTAGTTTAAACCATGAGGCCCTGTGTCTGGCTTCTCCCACGAGATTACATCAGTATCTAATTCTACTTCCCGTCTCTATTTGGGTGATTGCGCAATATTGCAATTGTCTCTATTTCTATGTTCTGTCTCTGCTTAGGCTTGATCCATATGACAGGTCCTTTTGCTAGTAGTCACACATTTGAGGGCCtgttaaagattttaatactATTGTTTGGGCTCTAACCTACTAGCTTAAGGTTTTAAATCAagctataaataaatattcataaataaaattggagaTTAAGGACTGTTATGGCAAAAAGGACATAAATAatacaacattaattttttaacaagtTAAAGTCTTGAATAAAAAAGAACTTGGTAGGAAGATTATCCATTATCTCAATTTTCTTCCAGTCTTTCATTAGAATGCAATAAGACAAGCGTTTACACAGAAAAAAGTCATAGAGCCTCCAAGGGAATACAATGTATCAAGCTTGGGAAAATGACTTCATACAAATGAATTGAGTATGTTGTTTTAAGTTACACAAAGTCCATAGCGAGGAATCAGGATtgacattaaaataaagatatagtGCTTACCTGGCGAAGCTTTTCAAATGATTGCACGTTATTCTCCCTCCTTTGCATCTGATCAGAAGATTGGCCAGCATTAGCATATTTGCCAATTCAGTGGCTTACTTAAGGTCTACAAAATATGGGAAATATTACTTCCCTGCATCCCCATAACCCCCTTCGTTTTTGCGCCCCCCACCTCCCTCCTTTTTTCTCCTTTCGAAAATAAAAGTTTCCAAAATTACATACAAACACAGCTATCTCAGCCACATACCCTTCGTGTGTGGAGTCTGTGAGCTTTCTCCCTCGGTCTGAAGACATTATATGGGTTGGTATCATTAACTGGTGGCGGAGGCTGTACACgtagtattaattattaaaaaaaaaaaaactatcatTGTCCACTCCAGaatgcaaaacaaaaacaaattatattagAGAGATACATGCACAGAAAACACACACAAACTCAAAGGTACAAAAAGCTGATTCTACAATCACCAGCCCGCCCAAAACAATATTTGCAAGTACAATAttcaagttcttttattttcaatggTTTTGAGGTAACATTGTAATGGCTGGTTCAGACCTATATAGGGGTGGATAGGCATGCTTTGTACAAAATGGTCCTTAtctgtttttgaaaatttatgtaGATTTTGTATCCCTCCCTTGGGCATTTACCACTTTGGAGGACAGCTGACCTACATTTCTGATGTACAATCCTTCATCTAAATCATCTCTAAAACATTCTGGCTTTTTACAGGGGggaaaaattctaaaaaagaTACAACTTTACACACTGATGATGAAATTTACTATTTTGATAAATGAAAACGatggaaaagaaatttgatgaCACCGCATGTGTTAAACTGCCAAGCAGTGATCAACATAAGCACTCTCGATACATAACTAATTGATAACACTAACCTGCAAACGCCGCAATATAGGTTTCTGCCATCGTTCACGCTGGCCTCAAACATGAAATAGCACAAGTGAAAAGCACGTACAAGTACTCACAGTAcagaaaaaattacttaacttGGTTTGCACCAATATTTATGAATTGATACATCAAGTTCAatgaaacatttaaaattttaaaccatACCTTTTCTTTCCAATAGTGATAAACAGACTGGAAGACGGCATATCCAACAGTGGTCTGATCTTTTAAGGCCTGACATCAAAAAGGGAATAGGTAATAGCAATTGTCACAACTTCTTGTATCcttaataaatcaatcaacaaAGCTacatagtaaaaataaaacaaaatccagagacaaccaaatattttaaacatgactctttttctttttctagcaCTAAAAACTAACAGTTCTAGGCTTAAAcgacaaattttaaaatgtcatGCAAAGGAAGGCGTACACCCACTAAATTGTATGAATCACTAAACAGACAGTAAAATCACCAGAGACAGACATTTGTATTGACTCTTAAGCCATCTGCATTCGCAGGTGATTGAAACAAGACTAAATTGCATGAGTCCATACAATTTCACAAACAGCAAATAGTTAGCAAATGATCTGGACAAATTAGTTTCATCATAACTAACTATGTCTTCGGTTAATCCACAGACACAAAACAACCTTTAAAATGGAAATACACAAAAAGTAACTGAGTAGGTTTCTGTGTGACACAACAAAAGAAACAGTTGTGGAATGTCTATTGTTAAGTGTCAAATAGCAGAAGCAAGAAAGGCACTAATTTACTAAAAGTTCCACAGCCAAGGTCCTTAATCCTCACCTGCTAGTTCTCAGAATCTGTAGAGGTCAGGGTCTGTTTCATTACAGTGCACAGAAAGTATCTTATAGTTTTTGTTGTTCTTGTTTAGTGCCTAATACTCCTATGAGGtttgaatattaatatatataacttcctattttttaacaaaaaggcAGGTCAATCTAATTGAATCCATCTCTTTTGACAGAGACAAGTTTCTGATCACAGATAACTCAAGTAACTAGTATTTAGGAACAAACAATTTCATATGATATAGCTAGTCAAGGAACAATGTGAGGTTGAGCCATAACCAGCACTGAAATTAGAGAGCATTCAAACAGTCAAAACAAAGTATCACCTCAATAGCAACACCTAGTTGCAGTAGTATGGGAATGGGCGAACCAAGAGTGGGTGTTATAAGTCCTGCTCTTTCCCGAGCTTTATGATCCAACACCTCCAACTTAAACATAAGAGTCTCAAATCTGTGGTTCATGCATGTAATCAAATGAATGAATTGGAGATGAATAAGATTTACTGTATAATCTTTTAAcccaaattaaattacataagttaaaattgcatccacataaaaatcattagaaaaaaattatattagataGATATGGTGAACTACTTTTCAGGGGGAAGAAGTTTTTGATCTCTATTGAATTCATCAAGCCAATCCTCGTCTTCATTGTCTAAGTCATACTCAACAAAATCCCCAAGCTCAGCCCGAGCTGCCAATgccaataattgaaatttgacAACCAAAGTTAAGTTAAACACACGttataattatcaaaataatctgGATAGAAAATTTTACATCAAAAACAACAGACCTCCTCTTGCACGTAAATAGGAAGTTGGCTGATCAAATGTCTGAGAATAGTCCCGTTCATATGTGTCAACAACCACAAACTGAGGTGTGGGTATTTCAGAAGCTGACTTCTTGCTAGGGACTTGATGCACCTGATGTATATACGGTAAGTTCACAGTGaaatcaacaaaatgaaaCAGTTTTAAGTATTTTGTAAATGCTGAAACGTACCTCTTGACTGTCATGGTCAAACGAAGAGGAATTGAGACGGAGGAGGTGTGAGTTGCGTGTGGTGGTTGCAGAGGGAGTACTATTAGCGGCAATAGAACTAGTAGGAGGATTCGTGTCATTGTTGTCGTCTTCAAAGTCCTTAAATGACTTAACTATGGGCAGTTTCTTGTGTATGTCTAGCGGCCGTGGCCGAATTGATAGCCTactcattttcctttactaCTTGATCTCATTCAAGTATAATCCTAAAACATGCATTAAAACCACAAAATGATGATTACGACAATGACAACAGCATTAATAATAGCCCatttataattgaaaagaaaagaatagccgcacaaattaaattatacaacaaaaattttgtatattgtGGTTAGGCCAAGATCTCTGATATTAAAGTTATCTGGCgcttctgttttctttttctgttggTCAATTGGCGATGTTGATTCTTTGAACCATAACCATGCTTTACAGGTTTTCAATGGACCGCAAATGACCTAGATAAtcttatataaaagaaaaatctaaaacaatTCCATCTCTAAACCTAAATCTACTTTGTAATCATATCAATTCAGAACAAGCAATGAGCACAAAGATCAAAGACTTAAGCTTCTTCCCtagtaatattataatatagaaCAAACTAACCGAAGTATATCGAAAAGAAGATCAAAAcagaagaaaggaaaaaaaaaaagtcaaaaaacaatattgcTTCTGTGATGAAGAGCCATTTCAAATCACACTTACAGAGCATAAATTAACATGCATTAACATAGAGAGATTAGCAGCTgaaaggggaaaaagaaaaatcatcttTATCGCAATATAAATCTCGGGTCAAGGGCCATCGACCCGGCAGTGCTCCGTTGGTCCATTTATTTGGATCCTTGTGcgatatttctcttttttaccccctcctctttcttttgagataaaggaaaatgaatttcGCTTCATTCGCAGAAAACCCGTTTTCGAAAATGCGAAAAAGAAGCTTTGAAAGAAAGCTTAAGATACTCACCTTACAGCGTAATCCAAGGGGTTTGAGCCAGTATCAGTGAAGCGAAAAAAGACACCAAATGTAAGCTCTATCTACTGGATTGTAGGGTTTCTCCCGCGAGAATAGCTCAGTGAAATCGCCCATTCGCTTACCCTGGCATTTCttctttgagaaaaaaaataaataaaatttaccctggtattaaaatattttaacggTCAGCAGGAGTGCAGGACGGCTTTGGAGTTTTTGGGTCCTGACCGCTTTAGAGTTTTGGGGACCTTATTAGGTTTTATGAGATGTTTTTATTCTCCAACTTTAAtacttcaaaagaaaaataaaatatctcaaaatccGTTTGATATTTagttcttaaattttaacataattaacaaaatctttaaaaaattttaaaaacaaaacctaAAAAACTGTGAAGAAGATATCTTTTACCTCTATTAGAaccattacaaaaataaataaataagaaaaataaaaatattatatctaGAATTGTAACACAtaaaaagttaagaaaatgaattgatgGTCAGATGATGGATATGGGTATTATATTTAAgggactaattttttttaaataaaaacaacacaaattcacataaattccattttaaaaataaaaacatcacCATAAATCCACATTGATctgattttcttcatttaacttataaaattttttaatttaattttaatttaatacttaattaaaaataaagcagatctgaatatttgatttttctgatGCAAGTGATCTGAATCCGCatggattttgaattttaacatgtagacctacattttttaatttacggatccaatttttccaaatttgaattttgcatATCCGGGCTGAACCCAAATCTTTTTGCCATCTGCAATAGTGAAGGCGTAAAGATTTGTGGCAAAGACAGCCAATCGGCACATCAATCAGTTTCCTCATCTACCATTTCACTCTGTCATAAACCTCAACTACCGTTTTTGCTCTTATTCTGTTATtccaattttcttctttcactTCCATAACTAAAGGGAGAaaaattttgggaaaaaaaaaaaacaacaaacaagACCAGCATCTCTTGTGGCATCAGAGCCAGAGCCAGACATGGAGCCGACGGCAGCTTTGCCGTCCGTGTCTAACCTTGGATCTCGTGCTAGTATTGTTCACAGCCACGTGTGTACCTCGGACTCGCAGCTCTGAGCGGATCAGTACAACATAATACTAACGTAATTGGCTGTCAAGATTTGTAAACACCGAGTCGGTTATGAGGTTTCTCTTCATACTTCATGCAGTGACCTTGTAGTAATCTCAAAAAGTTACATAAGAAACCAAATTCAGCCCGCACATAAAGAGCGCTGAGTGGATCAGTACAACATAATACTTCTAACAGTTGCAAAATTTATCAGATTAACATTATTAGATTGAtgtgaaaaagaataatataaaataaacaaagcaGACTAATTCCACATTGATCAATCCCGGTGATCTAGAGTTGTCAGTTGTGTGCCATCATCACGTCGACCAATGTAGTAGAACCAAGCCAAGCAAATGAGGATGTCAGTGAGAATAAGACCAACCACATCAAAAACAAACTTTGGAGCAAATAAGCCCCATACCTGCAAGAAAAGGATGATGAATGGTCGTCAAAAAGTCACCAAAATTATGAAGTTCGAAAATCTATGTGACCATGAAAGAAATTCATTACCATTAGATGCCGTCTTTGTATGATGACACAAATGATGGTGGCTATGACTGAGGCGGCAGTAATAAGTCCATACATCAAATACATCTAAACCATCATTTGTAAAAAgaatggaaaaaaagaaaagaaaaaactcaatAAGCCTTGCTGCCAATTAGACAAGTCAAGCACAGGATAATCCAACATAGATGGCCATAGTACCAAAGAAGAGCAAAAAATGATACATTTATGACACAACATTCGGCTGATAACCTTACTTGAGACAACTGCAAGAGAAGGAGTCTTCTATCCTGGTCAGTACGACCCAGCAATTTTTGGCGTGCAACTAGAAATGGAAGTCCAAAGACTGGAATGATGTGAGAAAACCCAAAGGTATCAATTGTAAGAAGGATTGCTTGTCTAACGAGGACGAACTCATCATACCTGAAAGTATGTGCCCTCCAAAATTATTATCTACAGAACCATGGAAATGAGCCCCAAAATGGGAACAGCAATAATGATGGTGAAATcataagaaagataaaatttaacacgTGATTTACATTTGCTACTTTTCCATTGAGATTTAATATTGGGCCAGCTAGTTCACCCATTTATGATGCAAAAGATGCAAATATCCAACACTCACCCAATAAACGCAGCACCATACCGGAGTCCATCAAAAGCACACCTGAAGAGAAAGTTGTTACAGGTTATGGATCATACGAACGCATAGATGACTTAAGGTTTCCTGAACCAAATACGATATAACAAGATCTCCTTGTACTAGAATAATAAAGCTATTGAGAAATAGGATAAACCAGTTATATAAGTTTGTTGGAGCTAAGTTCTGAAACCAAACACAGAGTAGAAGAGATAAATCCATTAGTATTAATAGACCTAAAATAACAAGCATTTACCAGTGTCCGGTGACGAAGAAGAGACAAGTGGCTAACAGACTCCATTGTGTCACAGAAAGAGGGTCAAAAGTTAGAATTCCAGCCACTTTATCAGTAGAACCCCGTTCTATGTTTCCCAATCTCATAATACAATAACCTGTCGAGGGAAACATGATCAAATCCTTTTGGAAATTGCAAAACAGTGATGCTCATGAAATCTATAGGGGAAAATGAACattcttttaacttgattaagaaaacataaaatcgAAGGCAAGAGCTAAAGGAGCACAGAAGACTGGAAGACAATGTCTAGTAAAGATGTGATAAATATCAAGTTAAAAGCACCAATATATAGAGATAGAAAAAGCCACCTCCAGTTATGGTCGCTAAAGCAACCAAGGGCCCTTGCTTTCCAGATAGAACAATGATTGTAGAACTGCAGGAAGATAACATGGCCAGTGTCTTAATAAGCAAATGCATTTTGCTTTCTAGATCTCTGTCCTTATGAAAAAGAGGACTAAATGCCAGCAATAAAAGTTGTCCAAGTCCAACAGCATATATTATCCTTGGGATAAAATTTCTTCCAATCCCTTGAAGCATCAGCATTGAACTCAATACATCACTTTCTGATGCCCAATGTACAGCTATGAGGATATAACATAATATAGTACCCAATACAACATACTTCCAGATGCTGTGACAAGAACTCCTTGCCATTATAATGTACAGCAAGTACGCCAAAAAAATGAGAGCTAAAATTGGTATAATTTCAGCCATGTATATCCACACAGGATGGCCTGGGTCAATTTCAACCAGCCATGAAGAATGGGTACTCATAAATAGAGAAGTCGCAGCCTGCTTTGACAGCCCAACTTCAATGGTAAATCGTAGAATGGTAatcaacaaaagaaagacgATAGCCTGCAAATATATAACTCAACATCACAATAACTTTCAATGGATTATCtcattaaatcccaaaatcaaTACATATATCAAGAAACTAAAACTAAGTTTGTTTGTAACTTATTAAAAGCAAGTACAAAGCTTACAGATACCTACTTCCATTagcattttctctctcttgatTGAATTACGTAATTTGAACATGGCAGTTGTGGCTAACAGAAAACTTGCCACTTTCCCTTCTTCCACTGAActcaaagtttaaaataatacatattaaaggaaaaagaatcaGTCGTCAGAATAGAAGGTGCAATCATGGAACCAGAAGTCAGACaacttacaaatataactATTTGACAGGAAGCTGCATGCACGGATCACCACCATAAACAAAGCAAAAACTAACTTCACAAATACCTCAGAATCTCCAAACAAAAGAGGAGAAAAGCCGTTTACACTTTTAGTCATCATAGCAAGGAAATAGATTGGTAATGAGATCAAAATAATCACAAAACCGATTCCCATCATCTTCAAGTCAAACTCAGTCCATTTTGATCGTGCCAGCTCAGCAACATTCAGTAGGAATTTAAAATAAGCatcaattttccttttaagaGGTAAGGATGAATAACAGCTCTCATCtttaaataacaacaaattcTCAGAGCTACAAGACCAATTCTCCTCTGCTTGAGCATACATATCCGATATGTGTAACAAGTCTTCAGAGGAAAATCCAATGACAGATGAAGCTGAATAGATGTCAATGTATCTTTTCACCTACACTAGCAATGCATAACTGgtgagaaagaagaaaagaaccaaaaaataaatcaaatcaaaagctGCAGTCTGCTAATAATCCAAAACCTCAAGGACGCTTAAAATCACCTGCCAAGAATTGATGCAGAGTACATTGCAATAGTTCTGCATCCATTCTTCCTCTTTTTGATTTGGGCAATTTCCCTCGATGTTGTTCTCCAGATTCCATGTACCAGGACCCAAAGCATATAGCTCAGGGCTGACACGCCCAATACTGAAAAGAAGATAACCTTAAAAGAATATCATTtctgatttaaaaaataaaaaataaaattatgaaccAACATGAAAGCAAATTAATGACACATCA encodes:
- the LOC102612653 gene encoding uncharacterized protein LOC102612653, with protein sequence MSRLSIRPRPLDIHKKLPIVKSFKDFEDDNNDTNPPTSSIAANSTPSATTTRNSHLLRLNSSSFDHDSQEVHQVPSKKSASEIPTPQFVVVDTYERDYSQTFDQPTSYLRARGARAELGDFVEYDLDNEDEDWLDEFNRDQKLLPPEKFETLMFKLEVLDHKARERAGLITPTLGSPIPILLQLGVAIEALKDQTTVGYAVFQSVYHYWKEKRERWQKPILRRLQPPPPVNDTNPYNVFRPREKAHRLHTRRMQRRENNVQSFEKLRQVRRNLDQAKSILEALIKREEKKREVMEGEVNLQRIQMKFKHEIELLEDVALPGFPSVSCKFGLSEDEFMDSDDLAPSHPHSQSTAIENQPFTESNLVPVPTASMKQEFRRRHVPHAWLHKLDPLEPVLLFTKPLVPEKLDAAGIVPPSDSSTRNGTIARTHKFHGRIGRGGRIVFDRCNPLMHSTDSGTSFYLPPKARTSMYS
- the LOC102611959 gene encoding uncharacterized protein LOC102611959; protein product: MMEVGDWWRRGKWRIMVMLTMLHIVGILIFTRGFLLTRTELPYYSNCSDVSESPCFTGQSYPYQNQSNSCCWTRPAVDRLVIIVLDALRFDFVAPSTFFKEPKPWMDKLQVLQKLASTKRSARIFKAIADPPTTSLQRLKGLTTGGLPTFIDVGNSFGAPAILEDNLIHQLASNGKRVVMMGDDTWVQLFPHHFKKSYPYPSFNVKDLHTVDNGCIEHLLPSLYEEDWDVLIAHFLGVDHAGHILGVDSVPMIEKLEQYNEILDKVIEVLDNQSGPGGLHENTFLLVMGDHGQTINGDHGGGSAEEVETSVFAMSFKKPPSTMPSEFDTSSCEMDLDQKKTCISSFQQLDFAATVSALLGVPFPFGSIGRVSPELYALGPGTWNLENNIEGNCPNQKEEEWMQNYCNVLCINSWQVKRYIDIYSASSVIGFSSEDLLHISDMYAQAEENWSCSSENLLLFKDESCYSSLPLKRKIDAYFKFLLNVAELARSKWTEFDLKMMGIGFVIILISLPIYFLAMMTKSVNGFSPLLFGDSEVFVKLVFALFMVVIRACSFLSNSYILEEGKVASFLLATTAMFKLRNSIKREKMLMEAIVFLLLITILRFTIEVGLSKQAATSLFMSTHSSWLVEIDPGHPVWIYMAEIIPILALIFLAYLLYIIMARSSCHSIWKYVVLGTILCYILIAVHWASESDVLSSMLMLQGIGRNFIPRIIYAVGLGQLLLLAFSPLFHKDRDLESKMHLLIKTLAMLSSCSSTIIVLSGKQGPLVALATITGGYCIMRLGNIERGSTDKVAGILTFDPLSVTQWSLLATCLFFVTGHWCAFDGLRYGAAFIGYDEFVLVRQAILLTIDTFGFSHIIPVFGLPFLVARQKLLGRTDQDRRLLLLQLSQMYLMYGLITAASVIATIICVIIQRRHLMVWGLFAPKFVFDVVGLILTDILICLAWFYYIGRRDDGTQLTTLDHRD